GAGATTGAGGTGCTGTTCCATCTGGGGAACAGAAAGCCCGTTTTCTGCTTGGTTGAGAACATTTAAAACTTGTTGTGTATGCGTTTGTGGGGGAAAAGCTGTATTGATAAAATAGTTAGTAATTTCATCATCTTCATGACCGCTAAGAAGAATACCATAAGCTTTTTCCACTGCTCTCCCTGCTCGTCCCACTTGCTGGTAATAATGAATAACAGAACCAGGGCGTTGGTAATGAATCACAAAACCTAAATCTGGTTTGTCGAAACCCATTCCTAAAGCAGTTGTAGCAACCAAGGCTTTGATTTCATTGTTTAGCAGTTGTTCTTCTAATGTTTCACGAATAGAACTTTCAATTTCACTATGGTACGCTTTGGCATTGATACCTTGCATTTTTAACCAACCAGCAACTCTGTCAGCATCTCGCACTGTTAATGTATAGATAATACCACTTCCTGGTATTTTAGGCAGCTGTTCTGCTAACCATGCCATTCGTGCGGCTGGACTAGGGATAGAAATGTTTTGTAAATGCAAACTTTTTCTGGTTAATGAACCTCTGAGTACACGCAAGTTGCTTCCCAATTGAGTAATAATATCATTGATGACTCGATTGTTAGCTGTCGCTGTGGTCGCCAGGGCTGGAATATTTGAAGGAAGTGCTTGTAAAATTCTAACAATTCTGCGGTAATCAGGACGAAAATCATGTCCCCAGTCAGAAATACAGTGGGCTTCATCAACAACAAATAAACTGATGCGTTGGGAAAGTGGCAAAAGAACCTTTTCTCGAAATTCATCATTGGCTAATCTTTCTGGAGAAATCAACAGAAGATCTACTTTTCCTGCTAACAATTGGGTTTGTACAATTTCCCATTCTTCTGTATTACTGGAGTTAATTGTGGCTGCTTTGATGCCAATACGTTGTGCTGCTGCAATTTGGTTTCGCATTAAAGCGAGTAGTGGCGAGATTAACAACGTACAACCAGCATTTTGGTCTCTGAGTAAGCGCGTTGCTAGAAAATAAACTATACTTTTTCCCCAACCAGTCCGTTGAACAACTAATAGACGCGATCGCTGCTCAACTATCTCTTCGATAGCTTCCCACTGACCGGGACGAAATTCGGCTGTTGTGTCATCAAGTGCTTGACGGAGAAGCAACAGTGCTTTTTCTTGATTTTTAGTCATTATAAATACTCAGTAATTAGTGACTCTTCTGTTTTAGCATCAGAAATCACCATTACCAATATCTTTGACAGTAAAGTGATTTACGTTTAACCAAGAACGGAGTTCAATACTACTCCAATAAGCGGAAATTAGAACCCCGGTTTCTTTAAGAAACCGGGGTTCTGACACCTCGATTACCGAGCAGTATTGAAGTCACTCTGCTACTCTATAACTAAGCATAAAATTGAAATCACGATGGCATACAACGAATTTACTTGGAGTAAAGCAAAACAGGATTTTGGATTAACTGCGATCGAGGGCGTGCGCTTTTTTCCTGTGATCGCTCCTGTTGCTCCAAGTAAACTACTTGAGCAACAACTAGAACGCAGTCTACCATGGGCGACAGCAACCGGGAATGAAAAAGCTCGCTCTGAGGGAATTATCAATCCAATTTTGCTGGAGGTGCGTGAAATTTTGAACCGTCAAATTAGCGTGTTTTCTGGTGAAAAGTTCGATGTGGATGCTCATGTTGGTTTGAATGGATACTGTGATTTTTTAATCAGTCGATCGCCAGAACAAATCGAAGTGGAAGCTCCAGTAGTAGCGATCGTTGAAGCAAAGCAAGAAAACATCAAAACCGGACTGGGACAATGTGCAGCAACAATGGTAGCAGCACAACGGTTTAATCAAAACAAAAACTTATCTATTCCTGTTGTTTATGGCAGTGTCAGCACGGGAACACAGTGGCGATTTCTCAAACTTG
This genomic interval from Scytonema hofmannii PCC 7110 contains the following:
- a CDS encoding RecQ family ATP-dependent DNA helicase yields the protein MTKNQEKALLLLRQALDDTTAEFRPGQWEAIEEIVEQRSRLLVVQRTGWGKSIVYFLATRLLRDQNAGCTLLISPLLALMRNQIAAAQRIGIKAATINSSNTEEWEIVQTQLLAGKVDLLLISPERLANDEFREKVLLPLSQRISLFVVDEAHCISDWGHDFRPDYRRIVRILQALPSNIPALATTATANNRVINDIITQLGSNLRVLRGSLTRKSLHLQNISIPSPAARMAWLAEQLPKIPGSGIIYTLTVRDADRVAGWLKMQGINAKAYHSEIESSIRETLEEQLLNNEIKALVATTALGMGFDKPDLGFVIHYQRPGSVIHYYQQVGRAGRAVEKAYGILLSGHEDDEITNYFINTAFPPQTHTQQVLNVLNQAENGLSVPQMEQHLNLSKSQIDKVLKLLSLESPAPVLKKDSKWYATPINYQLDEEKIRTLTQIRRQEQAQMLAYMQAQQCLMSFLAAELDDPNPTPCGKCAACLGEPLFPSNPSIQLVNQAIQYLRRSDQILEPRKMWVSQALPSYSFSGKIKDNLKAEEGRALSLWGDSGWGELVKQGKYQNDCFDDTLVQGAFEMIQRWQPQPVPTWVTSVPSLNRPELVPNFAQRLAEKLGIPFIPVVRKIRPTQLQKHMSNSYQQAKNLDGAFAIDSWEGMGGSVFLVDDMVDSRWTFTVVAALLRRAGSGEVFPLALALNTFDRGD